In a genomic window of Mus pahari chromosome 8, PAHARI_EIJ_v1.1, whole genome shotgun sequence:
- the Psmc6 gene encoding 26S proteasome regulatory subunit 10B, translating into MALPGIPYERRLLIMADPRDKALQDYRKKLLEHKEIDGRLKELREQLKELTKQYEKSENDLKALQSVGQIVGEVLKQLTEEKFIVKATNGPRYVVGCRRQLDKSKLKPGTRVALDMTTLTIMRYLPREVDPLVYNMSHEDPGNVSYSEIGGLSEQIRELREVIELPLTNPELFQRVGIIPPKGCLLYGPPGTGKTLLARAVASQLDCNFLKVVSSSIVDKYIGESARLIREMFNYARDHQPCIIFMDEIDAIGGRRFSEGTSADREIQRTLMELLNQMDGFDTLHRVKMIMATNRPDTLDPALLRPGRLDRKIHIDLPNEQARLDILKIHAGPITKHGEIDYEAIVKLSDGFNGADLRNVCTEAGMFAIRADHDFVVQEDFMKAVRKVADSKKLESKLDYKPV; encoded by the exons ATGGCCCTTCCCGGCATCCCCTATGAGCGACGGCTTCTCATCATGGCGGACCCTAGAGATAAGGCGCTTCAGGACTACCGCAAGAAGCTGCTAGAGCACAAGGAGATTGACGGCCGTCTTAAGGAGC taaGGGAACAATTAAAAGAACTTACCAAGCAGTATGAAAAGTCTGAAAATGATTTGAAGGCACTACAAAGTGTTGGACAG attgTAGGTGAAGTGCTTAAACAGTTAACAGAAGAAAAGT TCATTGTTAAAGCAACAAATGGACCAAGATATGTTGTAGGTTGTCGTCGTCAG CTTGATAAAAGTAAGCTGAAGCCAGGAACCAGAGTTGCTTTGGATATGACCACACTAACCATCATGAG aTACCTGCCAAGAGAGGTGGATCCATTGGTTTATAACATGTCTCACGAGGATCCTGGAAATGTATCTTATTCTGAGATTGGAGGCCTGTCAGAACAGATTCGGGAGTTAAGAGAA GTAATAGAATTGCCTCTTACAAATCCAGAATTATTCCAGCGTGTAGGAATAATACCTCCAAAAGGCTGTTTGCTCTATGGACCACCAG GCACTGGGAAAACACTCTTGGCACGAGCTGTTGCCAGCCAGCTGGACTGCAACTTCCTAAAG gttGTATCTAGTTCTATTGTAGACAAGTACATTGGTGAAAGTGCTCGTTTGATTAGAGAAATGTTTAATTATGCCAGGGACCACCAGCCATGCATCATTTTTATGGATGAAATAGATGCTATTG GTGGCCGTCGGTTTTCTGAGGGAACATCAGCTGACAGAGAGATTCAGAGAACTTTAATGGAG TTACTAAATCAAATGGATGGATTTGATACTCTGCATAGAGTTAAAATGATCATGGCTACAAACAGACCAGATACACTGGATCCTGCTTTGCTGCGCCCAGGAAGATTAGATAGAAAAATAC ATATCGATTTACCAAATGAACAAGCAAGATTAGATATATTGAAAATCCACGCAGGCCCTATTACAAAGCATGGTGAAATAG attATGAAGCAATTGTAAAGCTTTCAGATGGCTTTAATGGGGCAGACCTGAGAAATGTTTGTACTGAAGCAG